CTACCAGTGCAGTGCCCAGCTCAAGCCCATACTCAAACCCATTCCTGTCTATGTAGGAATGAACCCATTTGCCCTCTGTGAAAGCACCTACACCGGCACAAGCATTGAGTATACTCACCAAAAGAGAACGATTGGGCTTCACATTAGAACAAACCTTCAATTTATGGAACAACTCAATTGCTTCATTGAAAAAATCATTCTGAACATACCCTGAAATCATGGCACTCCAAGCAACATCGTTTCTCTCAGGCATCCGATCAAAAAGTTCCCTAGCTTCACCCATTCGTCCATCACCACAATGCCCAGAAATGAGGCTCGTCCAACAGACAACATTTTTATTTGGCGTTTCGTCAAACACTTGACGAGCAAGATTAATTGCACCATACTTAGAGTACACATTCACCAGAGAACTGACCACATAAACATCAAGATCAAACCGGAACTTCACTAATTGCCCATGAACTTGAGCAAGCGAAGCCAAGTCAACGCAAGCCTTGATCAATACAGGGAAAGTATGCATATTGGGCTCGACTACTTCCCTTCTCATCCGGGTATAAATTAAGAGACCCTTTTCGGATTCAGAGCTTTTGGAGTAGCCTTTGATCATTGTGTTCCAATTGAAGATGGTAGGCATCTGAATCCGCTCGTAAATTGATTGGGCAATGTTCAAATCTCCAAATTCCGATACTGCGTAGAGGGCTAGAATACGGCTCGTTATGTAGATGTAACGAACAAGACCAACTGTGATCATCTGGCCATGTATTACTTTCAGTTCTTTCAGGCTTGAACATCTCTCTAATAGACTCAGGTATGGAAGGTCAGGTGGGGAAATCCATGGAAGTGTTGGGTTTGTTCTAAGGCCAGAGAGTTGCAAAGACCCATTAGAGAACGCGCGGATAGGAATGAAAAGGCTCCTGCGCATAGCGAGCGagggagcgagagagagagatttgctgGAGGGACCGTTTCAATTACATGAGACGAATGACTCCACACCAAGATTACCGATCCGTATCGGTCCGAATTCACCCctgttttctttttaaaaaaatagatttttttttttaaaacctttctACCTTTGGTCCGTACCGATCTACCAAAACTGGATTGGCCTCAGGCGATATCAATACGAATCAGCCAATTCGATGGATCCAATAATGATTTTTCAAACCATGTTCCATAGTCCAtactaggggtgaaagtttggccccgAAAACCCGTCCTAACCCGCCTAGCCTGAACAAGGCATAGGCTAAGTTTTTTGACCTTGAGGAAGGGTTAGGGTTGTGagtcagggttgggtcgggctcgggttgaggtctcaacttGGCCCAATCCGGCCCGTAATTTAAtcctaaatttttatattagaatttaagaCTCCAATTGGTATtacatttttctataattttttaatgcataggatatgaatggcaaaaacaggtcaatcaaggttaatcaaACCATTGCAGAATCTTGGGTCAACCCAAcacagcccaacccggccctgacagggtcaattagggttagggttggggttgggtttgggttgagttgggttgggctgagTTGAATTTTGGGGACCTAGGCTTTGGCTTAAGATTTTAAGAaacctggcccaacccaaccctatttgACCCCTAGTCCATACCAAGGTTTCAAAACATACTGGATCTAGAGAATACTAAGCATGTGCTTCTTAGATGTGAATTTTCAAGAAGAATTTGGGTTGAGGCCCCTTGGGGCTCATAAGTGATCTTTTTCATTTGCCTTATTTTCCCAACTTAATTATGTACTTTTTCAATTCTAATGATATCCCGAGAAAtaatttggtttcttttttctaCATATCCATTATTACTcattaggaaaaaaatcgttagcaatttcgatctcgtacaattccgtgaaataccaccttcagggggtgacacgtgtattgataccaatgtaatggtccagatctgatttaaatgactcttcactgatttaaggttttattagttgtaccagatctggaccattgcattggtatcaatacacgtatcaccccctgaaggtggcatttcacggaattgtacgagattggaattgcagacgatttcaaccctatTTCCTATGGAAACATAAAAACCTTGTCAATTTTGGACTTCATAAACCAAATCCGTATACTATTCTGCATCAGGTATAGTATTGGTTAGATTATGGTCTAATTAACAAACTTGATGCCTTATAGGTGAATGCTATTAAACTCAAACTTGCTCACatatcaaaatttcatttttttacttaaaaaaaaaaatctttgttttgCACAAAATATTTTAATCATATCTGTTGTAACTGATCGATCTCAAAATATTTCTAGTTGGGCTATTGCTTTGTTATCATAAGATAGATGTTTATTACAATATGCCAACTATTTGATGACAGGAAAAGGTATTGAGGCAACCATCCTACTTAATGGGATGATAAAAACTCTTAAACTTTTGATGACCACTAACAATGTTTTGCTTGGCCATGGATCACTTTTCCTCTCCGTCTAGAAAATGAACATCTTTTGTTCATATCCAATTTTTGTGTAAAATCTAACGACaacaattttatccttttgatTAAGCATATTGCATATAGGcaatgactaggaaaatattgatcaaggaaaccaatatcTTGTACCAAACTATGAATtctatgtaattttcttttttttctctaatggaaaaaaaaaatcagaatcgaATGGAATCGGTCTCAAAAACCTTAGAAACAATCCTCATATTTGAATCCCattgattctagggttttggccCATGAATCGGCCAGAATCGAGATTAGTAATGACTGATTGCAATCTGAATTAGCTAAGTTGATTCCCAATTCTTAAAAGCGTACTCCATCCTCCATTTACAGGGTTTCAAGAATTGACATCAATCTGCCGTTCCATATACTTGACCAATGGATTGGTTGATATGGTAAAAATTTGGCTTTTATTATGGAAAAAGTGgtatttttattcattattgGAAATCTATATCCGGCGATCAATACTGGTACCTATACTATGAACTAAATCTTGTTAGGGACGAATGCGTAATCACGAGGAAGAAAACCAAGTAGACAATCACACAGTGCAAGGAATTTAACatggtttggcaagattgcctataTCCATTCTAGAGAACCAAAGATTTTTCACTATTTCTAAAGGTTCTCTACACCACTCTCCAGCTCACAAAGTGATTCCATTTTGCTTGTTTAAGTTTTAATTACAGGGACAATATATATGGTTTGGATTCTGCAAACCACCCTAGAGAAGACTGGTATTGAAGTTGATTCTAAAAGCTCCACCAATCATTTCCTATCTTTCATATCTAACCGGCATGATCCACACCTCCACTCGGGGTATCCTTGTCTATTTGCCATATTCAAACAAGTATGGCCGACACCCCCACTCGAGGTGTCCTATATAGCTCATCGCCTTAGTACGATGTGATGTGGCTCCACCTATCCTACTATTACAGCTCGTTTTGAGAGGTCACTACCACTCACCAAATCCAAAGCGAAAGACACCCCTTTCTTTCTAGACTGATACCAaatgttgtaacccggcagtcattGAGAGGGGGTAAGTCAGTGAATCCAATTTTGGTCCCTAAAAACCTACCATATATCTGATCAAGCAAAACTTGATACACTTGTCCATGTTCACACACAGTCGAATGcgcactcagcctctcataggcacttccaagtgtgcacattcattccacattccacacacttgaatatatatatatatatataatgcaaatAATGGGCAAACCCACAATATAAGATTTTTATGAGGTTCAGCAATTTACCTATATCCCTGGAGttgtgcctgtaaaggcttcgtacatATTCTAAACACTACTTTTGATTGCGTCCACATTTAATTTTCTCAAGTCGAAGTTGAAATGGCACTCAGAGTGTCGGtataatgtgtagcacccactacacaggAGCACCTACTCCCAGTGCTTAACACACAATATAGAAATATAGTAAATTGAGACTTATATTAATGCCTTACAGTTAAGCCCTGCTTAGCATATACACCCACAACTAACTATTATGCTTATAGTTCGTCCagaactaacctagcatgtatacagtTCATTCACAACTAACATAACATACATATATATcatcatacatgcatataatgtaaatccaaGGTTAGAGAATTCCACAACCGGTTGCATGGGATAACTGAGAATTTGCACTAACCACTAGAACCTCCACTGACAAGCTCTCCCTTGTTCTCctcttttccctatttcttcttgCTCTTTAAAGCATCCACACAACACCTTCAagctcttttctcttttctttctctcttagtTTGGATTTAATACTCCATTAACAAAGCTCATCAGCACACAAAATCAGCCTTCAATGGAGCACACATCACTCACTTGAAACTTAAAAAATCACTCAATAACCACTAATGAAAGGGGGagttttttctctaaaaaattaaAGCCTTACATCCtccaaaaccctattttcttgCTGCCAATGTGTAGAGCTCAAAAAAAATGAAGACATAGCAAATTGAATGGTTGGATTTGGCCTTAGGGTTAGAAagttatggccatttgaagttaagctaaccagaaaaccagaaatggaatctttggaGCTTAGGCATGACGTACGCTGGCGGAGCATGCAATAAGGGCGTGATCCTAGTCGTCGATCAAATATCACATGGGCCAATTAATTTGGACCATTAAACGTTTCAAATAGTAAATAAGGGCCCATTTGTTTAGGGGCTTTTGCTGAGGTGGGATTTAAGGGGTGGAAAAATTGTACTTATTTTTCCAAAAGCATGGTAAAATCATGTGTTTGAATATAGTGGGGTAGAAAATACTCTAGACAACATTAGGAGATGAGTTTTCCTATCTGCTAGTGTAAATTTCACCCCATCCCCTTACAAAGTCCTACCAAACTGGTGGGACTTTGTGGGGTGGGAAGTCATTGCAATTAATggctctctttcttcattccacTATTCTCTTTCTCCCACAACTATGTGCTAACCAAACAAGTTGGGATGAAAAATTCTAACTTCCTCCAACTTTACTTTCCCTGCTTTTAACCCCACTAACATGTGGGACATAATAATCAGTCATTCCCACCCCAAACTCCCATCTAAACAAATGGGGCCTAAACGATGGTCATAGAATAGGAATAACAAAAGGTCATGTTGACGTAGGATCTAACGCATGCGCATGTCTTTTTGTTGTCCATTTCTCATTGGTTGTTTTTGTTGGCTTGTCTCTACTTTATGAAAATGTGAAGCACTTTTCAGCCATTTGATCTTGCCTACGTGGCGTGATCTTAATCCTCCACTTGAGATCCTTTAATACCTTCTAATTGTAGATAACCACTCTTCCATTATTTCATTGCAAAACATCCCCAcaacctcaacttttgaaaatttcacaaaagcccctaaaatttaaaaaataaaacatgaaaaatcaATCCAACACTGAGAGCAACTGGAGATTTTTTGATTTGGCATTTCTAACTGGCTCTGtggaaaccctcattttctcatACGAACTCCGATTGAACTGAAAAAAAGCGTTGGAACCACGACTTGACGATCTACAACTTtctagaagactcaatcatgtaaaaagaccaaaattcccATAGACCTTTCCTATGTCATAATGTTTTCATACGAAATCGAAACGCGAAAAAATCAAAagcgttggaaagattggatttttgtcttATCTTTACATGGAGAaagtttcttttaaaaaattcatcttcaatgtcgaaactACCCCCAATTGTCACATAGCTATATTTTGACCGcgaatgccgtaacttctttcTACGGTATCGGAACATGACGAAATTAGAAGGGTTGggctagataaattacaatctatttttttcatgAGAAACCGCCTttcaaaaatgttatttttattataaaaaatgctCCTGAGCATAAATATGCtaattttatcagttttgaccTCGAAACAcgcaccacctaccatggatgtATCGAACTACTCTATGCACACCATGTGACTTTGTTATCTCATTGGTGATACTGAACGCTGCCACATCATCACTTTCAATACTGCCACGTGGTCGGGTTgctaacaaggacaaccataaaacaataacTTGTTCATTGTTTGAACCATTTGCAATCTCTATCCTCCACTTGTACCTTTTGTTTAAGTTATAATAGTAACTTCACCTCTTTCAACACTCTATGCAAGTTTGTATAGATTCCCAATCATTCGTCCCTACATCATAGCCATGGCCACTCTTGAAACTTTGAGAATTCCACCCTCAAATGAGAACATCTAAGACCTTTCAAATCCAGTGTTTCTAATGAAATTATATTCTTCCTTAGAATAGCACATGCCTCACCTTAGTCAAAGTTTGCACATCCCCATCAATATCTGATTCCGTACAATCCCAAGCTTGCCAACCTTGCTTTCCACATTATTTGTTATTTTGACAGTACCACTATCACATGCATGATCTATAGCAAATTGATTCTTGACTAAACAAACATAAAATGAACAACCATAATCTAAAATTCATTATGAAGTTTCGTACCTGATGAAGTAGTTGAAAGGATATCTCCATCATTACTCTAGGACCCTTCTATGATTACAACATTTGACGCTAATTTTTCTCCATTCTCCTCATCCATACGCTTCGGACTATTCCTCCTTATATGACATTCCTCCTCGCAATAATAAGTTACATTGTGATCTTTAGACTTGGAGTGACCTTTGTACTTGCCAGACTCCTCTAGTCTCTCATTTGATTTGCTTCTTCCCTGACCACCACCTACAACTGAGGCACCTCATCTGATCCACTATCAACGTTATTTTTTCGTTGTCTCATTCATTAgcaaaacaataataatttcATCAAGTTTGAGAGTATTCTTACCGAACAGTATTATAATCACAATGTGATCAAATGAAGGAGGTAGTGATGCCAACAAGAGAAGTGCCTTGTCCTCTCTTCGATCTTCACATCATGAACCGATAATTTCGTCAATATCCTGTTGAACTCATCATTCCGTCAATATAGTTAAACTTATCCAAGTGCATCGCAAACTTTGTTCCCTCTAACAATCGAAAGTGATATAATTGTTTTTTCTAAAACAGTTGATTTATCAACAACCTAGACTTGTACCTGCTCTCCAACTTTGTCCAAATTTCTTCTAGATCTGCTAACACGATGACCTGAGAAAGAGAGTTTTCTATATAATACAACTAGATCATACTAGTTGTTGAATCCCTCAAATCTTGCCACTCATCGTCCTTCATCTTCTCTGACTTTTCGATTTCTTCTCGAGAGTTTTGACTATCCCCTCCACTTTATACGTGGAAAATACCAATCactctagttttgactattccctTCACTTCATACGTGAAAAATAACAATCACTCTGgccttttttaaaaaataaagtaaaaaaactcaaataaaaataaactaacattttttcttctcccacCGTACAAGgctcccctttctttttttcttcaaccGACACTCaaacccctccctcatgaatgTTGAATCAAACGGAGAGAAAAAATAACTAACAGGAGAAGTTTCCACTCCATTGTCATACGTCAACAGCCAATGGGAAAAGGAATTCCCACGATCATCAATCTGTTCTTTTCTCTTATATAGGAATCAGAACCAGAATTATATTCGAAaattgtgtcttcttcctctccttgtgTACCGCCTTTTCCTCAAATTTTTTACATATCCTGCAAAAATTATGTCGAATCTACTTGTTATTGACGAATGTACAACCAAGGAAGAAACTCAAGTAAACAATCCCACAACGCAATGAATTTAACGTGGTTTAGTAAGATTACCTTCATTTATCGGAGAGAATCAAagattttttatctatttataaaaaatCTTTACACCACTCTCTACCCCACAAAGTGATTTGTCTTTGCTTATTTAGGTTTTTCCCATTGAGACAATATATATAgggaacccaaaaaccctaatctcctCATAATTACAATTATACCACGTACATGTAATGGATCCCAAAAACCGACCCAATTACAAATATGAATCCAATCATAATTATATGAACCCACAAATTACATGACATACCCTAACAAATCCATGTCCATATATTGCCAATTAAAATAACTTATGCTGGAATATACTGATTTTGTAAAATtcatgttttaaaaaaatggaCCAATTTAATCTATTCAACCATGATTAACTCAAAATCTAATCATAGCATCACATCACTATGGTaaggaaaacttttttttctttggggtgAATATGACgaagaaaatcaaatatttaaaaaagagGTGCATCTCGTTGTAACCAATGTGATTAAAGAGAAGTTGTAACTAAGGTTTAAAAGAATAGAATTGGGATCCTTATCGGTCCTGGGCGATATGGATCATAATCGGCTTGTATCAGTCTGGTTCAACCGGAATTGACATTATTTGGTATCTATCAAGAGTTTACCattaaatcaattttatttatttttatgtttttaaagtCTTCCCCTCCCAATCGTCAATACCCCACTCCTCTATATCCTTTCCCCTCCCACTATAACTCTCCCCCCTTCTCTGGACCCTTgaggtgctctctctctctctctctgacagAGTGAATGTGTTACTCTAGTTGCTTCCCTCCTCTTTCGCTTACCTAATTACCTTACAATTTAGTTTTAGAAAGAACTTTCTTGCTCTCAGTTTGCCCCTCCTTCCCTTCTATGATGTTAACACATGCCCATCATGCTTCTGCAAGTTGGCAATGTGTCTTATCATGCtgaaacatgtttttttttttttttttttttccttattgaaTCAGCCGAATTGGCCTATCAGATCAATCTCGTTACCCCGGTACACCTGACACCAATCAGGATCAGTAGGATCAACCTCCACCGTTTCCTTTATGGATCTTCCATAACCAATCTCGCTCAATTCCAATCCAAGTTTTGTTGTTCCGGCGTATTCAATTCCAATTCTTAAAAGGCTGGTTGTAACCTTATTATTACCTATGGCCTTATTCACTTAAAAGAAAGTTCGTAAAATGATATAAAAGTGACTTATCAACATATCATTTTTAGAAAAAGATCCTCTTTAATTGTTGGGCCATCAAATATCCCATCGGATGGCTTGACGTACCTCGGGATGTGTCCATGTGTTGGGATGCATGTTTGAATCCTCTCAATCATTGGATATCTAATTAGGCAATCCACTTATTGGAGAAGAGCCAAATCCATCATTCTCATTATTTTGAGTGCTTTTGAGTATGGAATGATAgacaacttttttttattgtccCTTGTTTTATTATAAAATGTTCTTTTAAGTTTCCTTTATAGaaaagttttcaaaataatCTACCAACCAAGAACTATCATTGTCTTAACACATTTTTTAAATGCACATATTAAATAACAAGAGTTTACTTTCATTGAAAGATGAACTATGCTAGGGAGAGAATTCCCTAAAAGGCAATGTGGCCTCTGCACCAACACGGGAGGGGGGGGGCAATGGAAGAGTGGttggaagcatcaacaatgaTGGGAATTTCGCTTTTCATGGGGATGGGGCAATCATTTTACCTTCGCCTAGGTGTAG
This genomic stretch from Macadamia integrifolia cultivar HAES 741 chromosome 2, SCU_Mint_v3, whole genome shotgun sequence harbors:
- the LOC122064460 gene encoding pentatricopeptide repeat-containing protein At5g66520-like is translated as MRRSLFIPIRAFSNGSLQLSGLRTNPTLPWISPPDLPYLSLLERCSSLKELKVIHGQMITVGLVRYIYITSRILALYAVSEFGDLNIAQSIYERIQMPTIFNWNTMIKGYSKSSESEKGLLIYTRMRREVVEPNMHTFPVLIKACVDLASLAQVHGQLVKFRFDLDVYVVSSLVNVYSKYGAINLARQVFDETPNKNVVCWTSLISGHCGDGRMGEARELFDRMPERNDVAWSAMISGYVQNDFFNEAIELFHKLKVLSQRANGFIPT